The following coding sequences are from one Aliarcobacter skirrowii CCUG 10374 window:
- a CDS encoding ComEC/Rec2 family competence protein, with product MQDLQVSKNSIFFTLFLLFVFMINILFNYLSYKELKKEYIFETKAEVLNIYPKEKFDVIKLKGDGFEFFASFSKDNNFEKLDLINVVIDTRNISFFDYLKGFFTKVLYFDRGEKRYEFKDKILENIKNNHEDAMIIELFEALFLAVPVSKELRDVITAYGIAHVVALSGFHLAVLSFVIYWILYYPYKFLQDRFFSYRNRRYDILLITIFIMFYYLILTDIVPSLLRAFVLFSLGLYLLRSNIKVISYITLFYTFLIVIALFPQYIFNIGFWFSIFAVFYIYLFIQYFKNGNKILLYIFFNIWMFLIFNPIVHYFFPQTAIEQFYSIPITIFFTIFYPLEIVAHIFNISSYFDNYLKIFLENKIYVYEVFTPLYFFILYILFSFFSIWSKKSFFILNILMIGFNFYLYISGYI from the coding sequence ATGCAAGATTTACAAGTATCAAAAAATAGTATATTTTTTACTCTTTTTCTACTTTTTGTTTTTATGATAAATATTTTATTTAACTATTTGTCGTATAAAGAGTTAAAAAAAGAGTATATTTTTGAAACAAAAGCCGAAGTCTTAAATATCTACCCAAAAGAAAAATTTGATGTTATAAAGCTAAAAGGCGATGGCTTTGAATTTTTTGCCTCTTTTTCAAAAGATAATAACTTTGAAAAATTAGATTTAATAAATGTTGTAATTGATACTAGAAATATCTCTTTTTTTGATTATTTAAAAGGTTTTTTTACAAAAGTTTTATACTTTGATAGAGGTGAAAAAAGATATGAATTTAAAGATAAAATTTTAGAAAATATTAAAAATAATCATGAGGATGCTATGATTATTGAGCTCTTTGAAGCTCTGTTTTTAGCAGTTCCAGTTTCAAAAGAGCTTAGAGATGTAATAACAGCTTATGGAATAGCTCATGTTGTAGCACTTTCAGGTTTTCATTTAGCAGTTTTATCTTTTGTTATTTATTGGATTTTGTACTATCCTTATAAATTTTTACAAGATAGATTTTTTTCATATAGAAATAGAAGATATGATATTTTATTAATTACAATATTTATAATGTTCTATTATCTTATTTTAACAGATATTGTTCCATCGCTTTTAAGAGCATTTGTACTTTTTAGTCTAGGGCTTTATCTTTTAAGAAGTAATATAAAAGTAATCTCATATATAACACTTTTTTATACTTTTTTGATAGTTATTGCACTTTTTCCACAATATATTTTTAATATTGGATTTTGGTTCTCTATTTTTGCAGTTTTTTATATCTATTTGTTTATTCAATATTTTAAGAATGGAAATAAAATTTTACTTTATATATTTTTTAATATTTGGATGTTTTTAATTTTTAATCCAATTGTTCACTATTTTTTCCCTCAAACAGCTATTGAACAGTTTTACTCAATACCTATTACTATATTTTTTACAATATTTTATCCACTTGAAATAGTTGCACATATTTTTAATATATCTTCCTATTTTGATAATTATTTAAAAATTTTTTTAGAAAATAAAATCTATGTTTATGAAGTTTTTACACCTTTATATTTTTTTATTTTATATATTTTATTTTCATTTTTTTCAATTTGGAGTAAAAA